aggtagccgttaactctactcaggcaGGCGTGCTTCATCACTTTCCCAACACCCGAAGTGAGGGAGATCGaccgcatgttctgtatttctaaggaTTTACACGGCTTGGGGATGAGAATCAGGTCGGGTctcttccattcgtcgggtatcccgccattccgccagcactcgttgtTGTAGTCTGTCAAGCGGTAGGCTGCCTGGTCATCTAGATTCTGGAGCACCTTGGTCACTTTGCCGGGGCCCGGAGCTGACTTGGTTTTGGtggtctgcaggaccgccttTATTTCTTGCTAGGAGAAGTCTCTGCCGAGGTGCTCattgggagagcccgagtagttccggTGATGAACGGCTGCAGGTCTCTCAAGGTAGAGCTTGAGGATTTCATCACCGATTTTACGTATGTTTCCTTTGAAGTTGTGTCTGCGCTTGGTCATTTCCGAtttcgccgctgtcttcgtgGCCCACGGGTTGAGCAGATGCTTGAgaatcttccacgtcttgccgGTGTTGATGTTGCCCTCCATAGCATCGCATACCTCGTCTCAATGCTGACTACATAACTGGGTGCAGTGTGTTTCGATGTTCTTGTTTAGTTCCGCAATTTTGCGCCTTAGATTTATATTGTGGTTTCGCCCTTGCAGACTTTTCAGGATGGATTTTTCGACTTGTACGAGATGCGCGACCGTGCTGTCCACCAGCGGAGGGTGACCACCACCATCGTCATTGTGTTCGTGTTCGCGTCCAGCCCCCCAGTCGTTCCATtccatctcggtcgtggccttttTTGCGTCTCGTAGCAGCTCCCCGTTccatttttttatgtttcttatgtgtccctgttcttttttctctctgaTTGGGCAGAATTAGCACCAGTCTTCCAGACTGAACCTAATTGTTTATTCCCTTCATGACACGCGCCTCTCTAACGGTTATACTGAAGGTCCTGTCTCGCTCCCCAGGTCCCACGTGATTCTCCAGGCGCTCCTGCATAGTGTTAGGTCTGGCGGGGTGTCCCTATCGGGGCCCACACCTACTCAGATGTGCGAGGCTGGCCCGTTGAGAAGGCCAACCTTTTCCATGAGGTCGGCCAGATCTTTTCACTTCTTAGACGAGTGCCCACATCCTCACTGcgtgtgtggagcgttgaagtcacctccgatgacgagcctgttgtTGCTCGCGATAGTCATAATTTCGTTAATTAAAGCTTCGAAGTTGTGTGCTAGGCCCCTTTCTTTAACgggctgctgtagacgttcaggacgaACGTGCTGCTCTCCTTATAgctgcgtggcacgacttctatgagGATGGGGAAAATGTCCGTAATTTTTCGCATTAATAAGTTGATCGCGACCAGACCCTTTTTGCATAATGTGGTCACGACCATCTCCCTCACCGTCCATATTGTGCGCTGCTTGTGGGGGCGTACCCGGCAATTTTACGTGGTCGAATGTTTCATGGAGGATTATTACGtcgggctttttttctttttgccgtcGCTTTAATGTGTGGTGTCTTCGGTGCTTTTTTGCCTGAGACGCTGGGGCAGTTCCACAGCCAAGTGACGAGTCTTCCCTTTTTGGTGCCGGCCATCTTTACGAGATATTCTGCTCCAGCTCTGCGAGCCGCCTGTCGTACTTCAGGgcctgcgccttcctctctgcctcgctgtTACTAATGCGCTCCGCCAGCATAGCAGGCACTACCTCATTACGAGCGAGGCACAGACATGCGTAAACAAACGCTAAGCAGCATCTAACAGGGACTACACGTGACGTTAAATTCGCAGATACTGCTGTCGAGACGCCACCGCCAATATTTAGCGTTCAAAGCCGTAAAAATACATCTGCTGGCACAGGGCAGGACGTATTTGTCGTTAACTGTTTCGGAAAGCCACGTCTAAGCACAACTAAATCTGCATCAACATGGTCAAATACTGACAACTCTTCACCATGTTTAATTAGCAGGCTCTTTATGCTcgtgaaaaggaaggaaaggttgTTCACTGGAGCTGCCGCAGGGCTTAATGCGTGGGATTACTACGTGCAAGCACCACTTTGATCACGTTCTGCACTAAAAGAAGTAGCAGTGGGTTGGCCATTATATTTAAGTTAGATTACAAACTTTTACTCCTTACACGAAGCCCCGTTTAATTATAAACAGCTAGTTGAAGCGACTTACCATTGTATATTGCTGGAAGCGAATGACAATAGTATATGAAAAACTAGATGCCTCGCTAGACGACGTTGGAGCAGTTTTTGATGGATGCCTTAGGGGATGCGAGATGCAATGGCGTTTTCTCTTACTTTAAGCGGTGGCATTCTTTGGTTAGCGTGCCGAGGGCTTCTACGTTTGTAGAGATGAGCCTAAGAAACGTCTCGTTGACGGTGGCTTTCACTATGTGAGCGATCTTTTTAACCCCAGGCACCTATTGAGCGTTCTGAAAGATAGCCAGTACGTCTTGTATGTTGGACAAGTGAGACTCATTTGAGGTCTGGGCACGTACAGTCAGTATCCTGTTTCATGGCTAGAAGctgtcagcaagaaaaaatgctaAAAGGTCGAAGCCCTTGTACATGTAAGGTATAAAGATATAACTTTATACCTTACATGCACGGTATGTCCCATAACTTGAGAAAGATGGCCTTTATACCTTACATGCACGGTATTTCCCATAACTTGAAAAAGATGGCCCAAAGGGCGAATGTGAGAATTGTTTTTTCTGCACCCAACAAACTCGGCAGTCTTTGCAGTTTGACGGATCCAAATGCCTTTCCTTCCcataagtgcagaaagcatcaccgcaaaaagttcgtcgagtgtgtccaccgggtggtCTACAACCTCCCGCTATCACGTGGAAagcaatatatcggacaaactgggcgttgcctcaatgatcggctccgcgaacacagcaacaatgtaagaAATGGCTCCGGTGGTTTCTTGGCAATTCATTGTCGCGATAATGGCTGGAAACCTCTTGAGgaccaatgcacgattgtttcccgtggcagtaCGCCGCTCAATAcagaaatatctgaagcgcagatgatcgcaaaattgggtgataagtgtgttagcttTCCTTTtatggctctcacagaaaaagaactaagcTTCTTGGACACGGCATCACATGACTTGTGactatgttacatgaatgcgcagttcatttttcatgtaagcgcatgcacgctctacactgcttcacatgtgTAAAATCGGTTTCAGTGGTACAACAAACTTAGTTGAAagcttgcgcttggtgtgtcgtcctctcacgtccgtgtcgttcttttcttgcgcaatatcatttgagtaatggttaccaacttgcccggaatgctgctctcaataAGTACATGCGTGGCCGCGTGTAAATGTGCGTGGAGGTGAAGATGCCAGTTACCTTTACGTCTgtgtgtttgagagagagagatagtgtgGTGAAAATATGGTTGTGTGTATAGGTGTGTGTGAGAAGCTAGCATTTCCTTACTTGTACCTATTCTCGCATTAAAATGAAATATCGACGTTAAAATTATGGGCTTTTTACGTGTCAAGCTcacaacctgattatgaggctcatcgtaatgggagactccggaataatttcgactctttaacttgcacctaaatctaaatacacggattTTTTCGCATTccttccccatcgaaatgctgccgccgtggccgggatttgatcccgcgacctcgtgcttagcagcccaacaccacagacacTAAGCAAGCACAGCACGGGTATAAAGTTTACATGAATCTTATTTATATCCACAGAGACAACATTGAATGGCACTGCCTTTATACCattatcactttctgaaagcgaaaccgacgcaaaaagaaaatataatatgttaggagccattccactctgtgaagatggatgaccagctaagctgtagcacatcagacaggattagacaaggggtcatgatttattttcaccatttggtaatggtagtgacgatagccttgtgattactgtgaCATATACTGGTTGgcccggttacaaccttagacagtaTCTTGGCCAAAGTAGAAGCTAAGCATGACCGTTGTTACTTCGTTGAGTTACTTCCATTGGTCTGGCACTTCAAACCAAGGTCTTCTTGCACAAGCTCAGTGAACCATTTCTTTTGtggttttgaaatgcccacattAAAGCCTCCGATGGTGATCACAAGGATCACAATCATTGTCCGCGTACTTACCGCCTCAATAATATTCCATTACCATCTGTTGAcagctataaataccttggtgttcacatttcttctaatctatcgtggaatacgcatgtagaatttgtaactaacaacgccaatcgcatgcttggttatctgcgtcgaAAGTTGAAGTTGCGTCCCTGAagttaacactttacaaaaccttggtacgttctaaattagagtacgcatgcgccatatgggatcctactcagactacactcattcaaactcttgaagccattcagaatcgcggcgcacgtttcatcttgtcgaattattcacgtcattccagtgtcacatctatgaagaaaaccctaaacttgcctgacctttcgttgcgtcgaaagtcctctcgccttagcctttttcataaaatctattatTATAACAACGACATGAAGGATGTTTTGTTCCATCCACCTCATTACatatcttcaaggaccgatcatcgcttcaagggggggctaccttcttgtcgcacaaaattgtgtaatgactcttttgttcctagaacaagtgtcgcatggaaccaccttccctccacaatcgccagcattggtgatgaccaccagttcaagatcgctttacaagacgccttgtaatacttctgtttgtttgtttgctgcacgccttgctatttcttccccactcctttctgtagtgcctttgggccctgaaagtattttaaataaataaataaataaatattgccagCAAGATTTATATTGCTCTAGTAAAGTTTGGCGCCGTTAAAAAATAACTGCctggatattcatggtgcagtaggCTTCTTAAAAAGCAGGTGCGATTGCTTCGacgggttttcttggcgcaattcaagttcatcgAATTAAGCAAATGTGCCCAACAGTGCATCTGCTTTTACGACGGACTCTCCTACGCTATACAAGAAACACTTCAACGATACCgtatatcacacaaggtgtgcgagaacattgtgcgcgctcgcGATTACTatatgagcgttggtggcatTAGGGTCGGTTTTCTGTCGTGAttaagaataaaaacagctgccggGCGGAAAGCAATAGATAAtttttttagtacattgtatcaaatagGGTAGCGCGCACGTGTGTTTTAGAACAAAAAGGTACTGAAGTATTGGGGGGAGTTCTTTGAGGACTATATTTTAACTGTGTATtgttaacacataaagaaaaaatacCGGATTTTTTTACGAATTCATGTTGATGTACGTATGCAGTCAAGGGAAACACgagttccgacctagtgcccgaggtggaagcagccccaaaccGCACGGCTGCATTGGCACACGGTTTATTAAGGCAAAAGGCTCAAGTGGCTtgtagcaatggctcatacatccccccccccccccccccccaataagcGGTGTCTAGTCCAGTGATACAAATTGTACGTTGTATGCGTTATTAGAAGGAATTTAAGCATTGTTCGCTTGACTTTGCTGAGGgcttgtagcctctgtcttacggggctatgacgcattgcattttttgtttgattGGGAGTTTTCGTGTTTGTATACAatcttctcattgacacttttcaccgaattttaatatttgaaaagttaattaattaggactagtTATTTAATTAtgccgaataaaaaaaattaatctgagcatctccaagcgatggcaaacaacattaccttgagtcTGTTCAGCTAAgttgtatttgcatatttttaatgcttggctcaagttacgtgggacacgctgtatatACGCATATGTAAATAGATCGTTtgactatgcgtatgacttgctgttgaattgacatcATGTAATTAGTTGTCCTTTCCTTAAACATCATAAGTcctgatttctctgtgctaaacatAAGGTCCaggtttgtcgctgcgttgccacaaatattcgcaagtgtctaaaTCACATGCGTTGTCCGCTAGTGGCAGAATGACGTCATCATAGGtcagtccggggaccttctgttgcgcgATTTGTCTATTGCTCATGCAAGACAAATCAGActctaattcactgttttccagtccccccccccccccacaacagTGCCACGTTGAAGTGATCGCGCGTCCTGACAAGTTTGGAGAGGCCGGTTTTCACGCCTCCCATTTCTAGCCACCCTAAAGCTGTGACTtgggcgttgcgccgctaagccagAGGGTGTGGGTTGGAATGCCTGCCGAGGCGGGCGCATTTCCACCGCGACGAAATGCAAGAAGTGTAGCGTACCATGCATTGTGTGGAAGCTGAAAGAacgcccaggtagtcaaaattaatcgggagtctgccactacgacgtgcctgataATTATATCGTCGTTTTTGCTCGTAAAACTGAAGAATTTATTATAATTCACCTTAAACAATCAATCTATTTGCAGCAAAGCACTCATCCTAAAATTCCGATATTTTCCATCCCAACCCAGATCTAATCGGGTCCGCACTGCCCCATCTGTTACGAATTACAGAAGAATATTATCCAATGCTTTCGCCCAGACAGTTGTTATTAAGGTAAATAACATTATTTGCCTTTACTCAGCCATttcaaatctatctatctatctatctatctatctatctatctatctatctatctatctatctatcggtcggtcggtcggtcggtcggtcggtcggtcggtccgtccgtccgtccgtccgtccgtccgtccgtctgtctgtctgtctgtctgttgtctgtctgttgtctgtctgtctgtctgtctgtctgtctgtctgtctgtctgttgtctctctgtctgtctgtctgtctgtctgtctgttgtctgtctgtctgtctgtctgtctgtctgtctgtctgtctgtctgtctgtctgtctgtctgtctgtctgtctgtctgtctgtctgtctgtctgtctgtaatcttacgccgacccagtgcgggaagtagtctacctgcttgggcccctaggtatgtgctcctttcattcctgatgacgcgagaaaaccaagcctgatgccacgAATGCTCAGAAATCTATTAGAGCGAATAATGCTCCCGCACACCTTTTTTGATGTACCGTGGCGCTGAGGTGTTTCTTGTACAATGTAGGAGAATACATTGTAAAGACAGAGGTGCACGGTTGCGTGCATCTGTTCTATGTTCATAAACTTGAATTACGtcaagaaaacctgtccgagtattcgcacctgctttattaggTTCCTGGTTCCTACTGCACCATCAATATACAGGCGGTCTTCTTTAACGGCACCAAATATTAAGGAATAAATCAATGTAAATCTTCCTAAaatcattgttatcattcgagtgttcagatggtCCCCTCCGGATACGGAAcaagttgagcagttgtgtgcgcAATTTACGAATGTATGGTAATTAtcatttaaataatttttttttgggtggctaaagcaaattagcagtctggagcctgtcttcgacatattgtagttgagcgaatatatgcttaataatcatgcttctgtaagaactaagaacaaatattttgtaatTAAGCGTTCTCTGAAAGCCTGACCCGGAAAAAGATCGTGGGTAACATCgacctggggtgcgatcggagatggttgttcggcgcgttcgttcggttaccggcgcgcgcgattggcctactccgcgccgacgtcgccagccgcggggcgccgccccgtttttggtgacgtcaccATGACGatacgctcctgtcaatcatccgcccaccgagcatttcgttcgaacgcgacgggagttgagaagtttggagcgatcattgctcgttacgagaccggcttgGCTTGGCGCGTCTGATAGATTGGATTAGACCCAAAGGCGGCTTCGGCAGCTGACtagcacgttcggatccaatccatagtttaattcgagaaaaatggcgcttgcgttggCAACTTCGGTTGTCGCGTTGGCGTTGCttgaggaggaaggagagcgggtggaggtgcgaaatgcgtttgaagagatgacagaaggcgaattccggcgtcgttttcgtTTCTCAAAAGAAACGGTGCGTTGGTTGTGCGGTGAACTCAACCCCATCATCGGGTGCCAGCGAGCCAGCGGAATTTCTACTGAGCGGAAGGTGTTGTGCGCGCTGAGGTTTTTCGCAACGGGAAGCTTCCAGCGGGGCGTCGGCAGTGAAGAATTCATCGGCCTGTCGAAGTCGTCCGTCAGCGACACCATCCACGAAGTGGCAAACGCCATAACTGTCGTTGGCGGGCAAAAGCGGTGGGTGGACTTCCCCCAGACGACAGCCGCGAAGGCCAGAGCAAAGGCGGCGTTTGCGCGGCTCGGACGGATCCCCGGTGTGCTCGGCTGCGTCGATGGCACTCTTATCGCCATACAGCAGCCCCAAGGCCTGAGCCCCGGGGATACACAGAGCTATATGTCGAGGAAGGGTTTCTACGCCATGAACACCATGATCGTAAGTATTATTCTTGCATTGTATCTTTAGTGATACATTTTTGTTCGTTTGTGTCGCAGTAATTTTCCATTTCACTCGGACTGTTGCAACAGAATGTAGTAGGAGCGGTATTCTCGATCTATCCACAACGGGAATTGATTCCTTTTGAGGCTCCATCGCGATGGAACAGTGACGAAATCTTGCGGTGCGGGACACACTGCGGCTCAGCGGTCTCCACAGCGCATGAAATTGACGTTGCTCGATCGCGGAGTATCCCCGAAGCTTGATTCACGATTTCGATGGATTCAAAACGCCGCTCCTGCTGGATTATGCCGTAGTACTGGCTGTCCCGTGCTGCCGTCCTGCACACGTTTAATGATGGGCGCTCCATTTTGCAATACATGTGCCATTTAATAGCACTAAAGGAGTTCTTTTATTCCGGTTTTGTGCCTGCAATTTTTCATGTTGGAGGTGTTGCGGGACATTAGCTGAAACACGTAACAGTAATGTGGGTCAACGCGGGGGTGCCAGCAATTTGTGACGTTCCGAGCAGTTAACAGGCGGGCTAGTCTGACAGTGCCCTGACGAAAACAAGTCCGCGTGTTGAAACTTTAACTGCGAAACAAGCCATGTCCGACCGAGATTTGCTCATAGCAGTATTCGAACAGTCTGTCACAGTGTGCGGATATTCAATTAGGTTCATATAAGAAAGTGCTTTAAAGGACTTGTACGACAACTGTTTGCACTAATTTTTAATCTGCAGACATGCGATGCAGACCTCTGGATTGAAGACATCAACCCCTGCTTCCCGGGGTCCTGTCATGATTCATGGGTGTGGCGTAGGAACCCTCTCCGTACATACCTTGAAGCAGAACTGCGCCCTGGTGAATGTTTGCTTGGTAAGTGCTGCAAATGTGCGCCACAATGAAGTAGATATCGCTTAAACTGTCACCctgcccttgcgcaggagactCCGGCTatcccttggagccgtggctcctgacaCCAGTGCCGGGGCATCAAGCTGGCAGCACCCCTGAGGGCCTCTACAACAAGGAGCACACCGCCAtgcgcaatgttgtggagagGTGCATCGGGGTCCTAAAGAGCAggttccgctgcttgcagcgtTACCGGACCCTGCTCTACAACCCCGATCGGGCGGCGACCATCATTGCCGCTTGTGCAACTCTTCACAACATTGCCTTGGCGGCACGTGAGCCTGCCCCAGAAGAGGAGGACGACGACAGTGACGTTGCTCTAGCTGTCCAGCAGACTGCAGATCTGGTCGACCCGCCAGCACCACCCATGCGGGTCCCACAACCACGGGAGCTGTACCTGAGGGGCCAGCAGCAGCGCAACCACGTGGACCTTTTCCAAGGACCACGCGGAGTGCATACTGACCACCTCCGGAGGGTACGCCGCCGCCTGCTGCGACCTTGTCGGCAGCAGCCAATGTAATGCTGCAACTGCTTggtacgttattttttttttcacaggtggGAAAAGAAAGTGAAACGAATGCTGTCGGTATGCCAAAGTTTACAAACACACTATTGGCGTGGGCTCATTAGCCACGGTGAATTTATTAGTCACTTATTATCAAGTCAACGTCAAGCAATACAATGCACTGTTTCCTCCCCAGAGCATCACGCTGAGACTCAGTTTACTATGTTCTCCAGTCTGGCGCAATATTTTTGGCATGATAACATCTTGTACATTAGCTACCCATCTCAATAAAACCATGTTCTTTTAATTAATGACCCTATGGCTGCACAAGCTTGTGCACAATGCCATCCTGATGAACTGTGCATATTTTTTATGCATAACATAAGAAGCATAACATAAGCGCATAtggcatgtgcttctttgttgtCCTCTTTAGCACACAATAACTTGCTATCCTTCCTATGAAGTATGTTGCCTAACACTTATGCACAAGCAGCGGCCTAACTGTGAATGGGACACGGTGTCGGAGTTTGTCACCGAGCCAAAGTGACCACCCCACAAACTGGCGGGTAGTCCGAAAAAGCCTGTTTGTATCGGGACTGCAACGCCGGCAAGTGGGAATACTGAATCatgcttaaaaaaattaaatgcacaaCATGAGCGCCATCTTAGAACTGAAATTGTATCAGAACTGTGCGATATAATATAGTTGAGTAAAAGAAAGTTGCCCTTACTgtaaggtaaaaagaaaaaaagtcatttTCTAATATACGTACAGACGTTAAGAGGCGCCTGCCTCTCCTCTGCACAGACACATACACATAGCACAACAAAGTCGAAGCAATACACAAAAACAAACTCCCGCAAGTATTTCAGAAGTCGCGACACAAAACCTAGTGCACAGCCCAAGTTCTTAAGTGCCCTCATGTGGAATGCGATATTTTTGAAAGTATACAAAAAAGGCAACCTTTGGTGCTTGTTTAAACATATACACAACAACCTTTGCTGCAGGTTTAAAACTATACACAACAACCTTCGCTGCAGGTTTAAAACTATACACAACACCTTTTGCTGCAGGTTTAAAACTATACACAACAAACTTCGCTGCAGGTTTAAAACTATACACAACAACCTTCGCTGCAGGTTTAAAACTATACACACCAACCATCGCTGCAGGTTTAAAACTATACACAACACCTT
The sequence above is drawn from the Dermacentor andersoni chromosome 7, qqDerAnde1_hic_scaffold, whole genome shotgun sequence genome and encodes:
- the LOC126535378 gene encoding putative nuclease HARBI1, with amino-acid sequence MRDRAVHQRRRASGISTERKVLCALRFFATGSFQRGVGSEEFIGLSKSSVSDTIHEVANAITVVGGQKRWVDFPQTTAAKARAKAAFARLGRIPGVLGCVDGTLIAIQQPQGLSPGDTQSYMSRKGFYAMNTMITCDADLWIEDINPCFPGSCHDSWVWRRNPLRTYLEAELRPGECLLGDSGYPLEPWLLTPVPGHQAGSTPEGLYNKEHTAMRNVVERCIGVLKSRFRCLQRYRTLLYNPDRAATIIAACATLHNIALAAREPAPEEEDDDSDVALAVQQTADLVDPPAPPMRVPQPRELYLRGQQQRNHVDLFQGPRGVHTDHLRRVRRRLLRPCRQQPM